Proteins from one Novipirellula caenicola genomic window:
- a CDS encoding RidA family protein codes for MSAEVKLKELGIELPTPPKPVGVYKPIVIAGNMAYLSGHGPLKPNKSLITGRLGLDMDVEAGYDAARLTGLGMLATLKTHLGSLDKVTRLVKLLGLVRCTDGFDKQPAVINGCSELFRDVFGEDAGVAARSALGTNALPGGIAVEIEAIFEVQV; via the coding sequence ATGAGTGCCGAAGTAAAACTAAAAGAACTCGGAATCGAACTGCCCACACCTCCCAAACCTGTTGGTGTCTACAAGCCAATCGTGATCGCAGGAAACATGGCCTATTTGTCAGGACATGGACCGCTGAAGCCCAACAAATCGTTGATCACCGGACGGCTCGGGTTGGATATGGATGTCGAAGCCGGTTACGACGCAGCTCGTTTGACCGGGCTGGGTATGTTGGCAACCCTGAAAACTCATCTGGGTAGCCTTGATAAGGTCACTCGGTTGGTCAAATTGCTCGGATTGGTTCGCTGTACCGATGGGTTCGACAAGCAGCCTGCGGTGATCAACGGTTGTAGCGAACTGTTCCGCGACGTGTTCGGCGAAGACGCCGGCGTGGCCGCGCGAAGCGCCCTGGGGACTAACGCATTGCCTGGTGGAATCGCCGTGGAAATCGAAGCCATCTTCGAAGTCCAAGTCTAA